The Iamia majanohamensis genome window below encodes:
- the tsaB gene encoding tRNA (adenosine(37)-N6)-threonylcarbamoyltransferase complex dimerization subunit type 1 TsaB, translating to MLILGVESATAQVGCAIGGHEGVLASAHSTRARRHAESLVPSIEFACRQARVELADLGAVAVDVGPGLFTGLRVGVATAKALAHALRVPVIPISSLDLLAFPARFTDRLIAAVIDARRGEVFWALYRQVPGGVQRIGEARVSTPEELLGELQARGEEMLLVGDGALRHAEVLRDLRKAEVCSHGITHPSARDLVLLAHHQALREEWVQPWEVSPTYLRKPDAEIHWTTRAGVPGPQPAAD from the coding sequence GTGCTGATCCTGGGCGTCGAGTCGGCCACCGCCCAGGTCGGCTGCGCCATCGGCGGCCACGAGGGGGTGCTGGCGTCGGCCCACTCCACCCGCGCCCGGCGCCACGCCGAGTCCCTCGTCCCCTCCATCGAGTTCGCCTGCCGCCAGGCCCGCGTCGAGCTGGCCGACCTGGGAGCCGTGGCCGTCGACGTCGGACCGGGCCTCTTCACCGGGCTCCGCGTGGGCGTGGCCACCGCCAAGGCCCTGGCCCACGCCCTGCGGGTGCCGGTGATCCCGATCTCCAGCCTCGACCTGCTGGCCTTCCCGGCCCGCTTCACCGACCGCCTCATCGCCGCGGTCATCGACGCCCGCCGGGGCGAGGTCTTCTGGGCGCTCTACCGCCAGGTCCCGGGCGGGGTCCAGCGCATCGGCGAGGCCCGGGTCAGCACGCCCGAGGAGCTGCTGGGCGAGCTCCAGGCCCGGGGCGAGGAGATGCTGCTGGTGGGCGACGGGGCGCTCCGCCACGCCGAGGTGCTGCGCGACCTGCGCAAGGCCGAGGTCTGCAGCCACGGCATCACCCACCCCTCGGCCCGCGACCTCGTCCTGCTGGCGCACCACCAGGCCCTCCGCGAGGAGTGGGTCCAGCCGTGGGAGGTCAGCCCCACCTACCTGCGCAAGCCCGACGCCGAGATCCACTGGACGACGCGGGCGGGCGTGCCCGGCCCCCAGCCGGCGGCCGACTGA
- the tsaE gene encoding tRNA (adenosine(37)-N6)-threonylcarbamoyltransferase complex ATPase subunit type 1 TsaE: MLARTTSVDDTRDLASALADLLRPGDLLVLTGEMGAGKTAFAQGLGAGLGVDGRITSPTFTIAQSYEDGRLPLHHLDVYRLEHLHEALDVGLAEMLDDGSVVLIEWGDAVRPVLPADYLEISITFAPTPHPGDEKAVDAAAVVDDPDERRWRLRPVGPRWTARVEGMEAALARWEVGPC, encoded by the coding sequence GTGCTCGCCCGCACCACCTCCGTCGACGACACGCGCGACCTGGCCTCGGCCCTCGCCGACCTCCTGCGCCCCGGCGACCTGCTCGTGCTCACCGGCGAGATGGGTGCGGGCAAGACGGCCTTCGCCCAGGGCCTCGGCGCGGGGCTGGGTGTCGACGGCCGCATCACCAGCCCGACCTTCACCATCGCCCAGTCCTACGAGGACGGACGCCTGCCGCTGCACCACCTCGACGTCTACCGCCTCGAGCACCTCCACGAGGCGCTCGACGTCGGCCTGGCCGAGATGCTCGACGACGGCTCGGTCGTCCTCATCGAGTGGGGCGACGCCGTGCGCCCGGTGCTCCCGGCCGACTACCTGGAGATCAGCATCACCTTCGCCCCCACCCCCCATCCCGGCGACGAGAAGGCCGTCGACGCCGCCGCGGTGGTCGACGACCCCGACGAGCGGCGCTGGCGGCTCCGCCCCGTCGGCCCCCGGTGGACGGCCCGGGTCGAGGGGATGGAGGCGGCCTTGGCCCGCTGGGAGGTCGGGCCGTGCTGA